The proteins below are encoded in one region of Methanomassiliicoccus luminyensis B10:
- the nifU gene encoding Fe-S cluster assembly scaffold protein NifU, translating into MSPQYTEKVMDHFTNPRNVGEIPDADGIGEVGNPICGDLMWIYIKVKDDILTDVKFKTFGCGAAIATSSMVTELARGKTIQEGLKITRQNVASELGGLPPQKMHCSNLAADALHEAIHDYLRKQGREPPLPPGAKKGDDDHDHELEQDEALCDTPTPITIGDKPPEEQ; encoded by the coding sequence ATGTCCCCACAGTACACTGAGAAGGTGATGGACCACTTCACCAACCCGCGCAATGTAGGAGAGATACCGGACGCCGACGGGATAGGCGAAGTAGGGAACCCGATCTGTGGCGACTTAATGTGGATCTACATCAAGGTCAAGGACGACATTCTGACCGATGTCAAGTTCAAGACCTTCGGCTGCGGCGCGGCCATCGCCACCAGCAGCATGGTCACCGAGCTGGCGAGGGGCAAGACCATCCAGGAGGGGCTTAAGATAACCCGTCAGAACGTCGCGAGCGAGCTGGGCGGACTGCCCCCGCAGAAGATGCACTGCTCCAACCTGGCGGCCGACGCACTGCACGAGGCCATTCATGACTATCTCCGGAAGCAGGGAAGGGAACCACCGTTGCCCCCGGGCGCCAAGAAGGGCGACGACGACCATGACCACGAGCTGGAGCAGGACGAGGCCCTCTGCGACACCCCCACCCCGATAACGATAGGCGACAAGCCTCCCGAGGAGCAGTGA
- a CDS encoding homocitrate synthase/isopropylmalate synthase family protein, with the protein MDKVALSPHNPRIKDAKVIVYDSTLRDGEQTPGVAFSREQKIEIARLLDEARVHQIEASFPAVSENEARTLKELCSLGLDADILALSRVMKSDIDAAVDAGVDLVLLFVGTSDIHLKYKMKKTREEVMAMTVDALDYCRSRGVPASVSAEDTTRTDLDFLMEFYRTAEQNGAARVGVTDTLGCATPEAIAAIVERARKEVKVPLGLHLHNDFGLALANAFAGVKAGAAAVTTTVNGMGERAGNVPLEQFATGLKYLYGLDIGIDCTKMMGLSETVCRHSGLHKARNHPLVGSNVFAHESGIHVAAMLNCPLTYESIPPESVGNERHIIMGKKTGVNYVKKRLEDMKVQASDEEAAEICRRVKELGERNGRVGDQEFKDIVDQVIVKA; encoded by the coding sequence ATGGACAAGGTCGCGCTCAGCCCTCACAATCCCCGCATTAAGGATGCCAAGGTCATAGTGTACGACTCTACCTTGCGCGACGGCGAGCAGACCCCCGGGGTGGCGTTCTCCCGGGAGCAGAAGATCGAGATCGCCCGCCTGCTCGACGAGGCTAGGGTGCACCAGATAGAGGCCAGCTTCCCGGCGGTCTCGGAGAACGAGGCCCGGACGCTCAAGGAGCTATGCTCCCTCGGCCTGGACGCCGATATCCTCGCCCTGTCGAGAGTAATGAAAAGCGACATCGACGCGGCCGTGGACGCGGGAGTGGACCTGGTCCTTTTATTCGTGGGAACGTCCGACATCCACCTCAAGTACAAGATGAAGAAGACCCGGGAGGAGGTCATGGCCATGACAGTGGATGCCTTGGACTATTGCCGCTCCCGCGGCGTGCCCGCGTCGGTGAGCGCGGAGGACACCACCCGCACGGACCTTGATTTCCTGATGGAGTTCTACCGCACCGCCGAACAGAACGGGGCGGCAAGGGTCGGCGTGACCGATACTTTGGGCTGCGCCACTCCGGAAGCGATCGCCGCCATCGTCGAGCGCGCCAGGAAGGAGGTCAAGGTGCCTCTCGGACTTCACCTTCACAACGACTTCGGGCTCGCGTTGGCGAATGCGTTCGCCGGCGTGAAGGCCGGCGCCGCCGCGGTGACCACCACGGTGAACGGGATGGGGGAGAGGGCGGGGAACGTTCCCCTGGAGCAGTTCGCCACCGGCCTGAAGTACCTTTACGGGCTGGACATCGGCATCGACTGCACCAAGATGATGGGGCTGTCGGAGACAGTGTGCCGCCATTCCGGCCTGCACAAGGCCCGCAACCACCCGCTGGTCGGCAGCAATGTGTTCGCCCACGAGTCCGGCATCCACGTCGCCGCGATGCTGAACTGCCCCCTGACCTACGAATCCATACCGCCGGAGTCGGTCGGCAATGAGCGCCACATCATCATGGGCAAGAAGACCGGGGTGAACTACGTCAAGAAGAGGCTGGAGGACATGAAGGTCCAGGCCTCTGACGAGGAGGCCGCCGAGATCTGCCGCCGGGTGAAGGAGCTCGGGGAGAGGAACGGACGGGTGGGAGATCAGGAGTTCAAGGACATCGTGGACCAGGTCATCGTCAAAGCTTGA
- a CDS encoding helix-turn-helix domain-containing protein has protein sequence MGKGLYFNDLKRTLSMKKDPIETFSLVLSFFNFETMEIKLYNLLLNASLTIKEIEEQLDVSERSIRKHIKRLDEEGLITKTVEQGNRLKYVYRSISLPEAWKKVKANINKIIDEIGVVMESSSSPPPWINERH, from the coding sequence GTGGGAAAAGGGCTATACTTCAACGATCTAAAGAGGACCTTGAGCATGAAAAAGGACCCCATCGAGACATTCAGCCTGGTCTTGTCGTTCTTCAACTTCGAGACGATGGAGATCAAGTTATACAACCTGCTACTCAACGCGTCCCTTACCATCAAGGAGATCGAAGAGCAGCTGGACGTTTCCGAAAGGTCGATACGGAAGCATATCAAGAGGCTCGATGAGGAGGGGCTCATCACCAAGACGGTGGAGCAGGGGAACCGCCTGAAGTACGTGTATCGCTCCATTTCGCTCCCCGAGGCATGGAAGAAGGTGAAAGCGAACATCAATAAGATAATCGACGAGATCGGCGTCGTGATGGAATCCTCTTCGAGCCCGCCTCCCTGGATAAATGAGCGCCATTGA
- a CDS encoding glycosyltransferase — translation MRIAMFTDTYLPSRDGVVSSILLTRKGLEALGHEVIILAPEPPDRKDREDGVHYFKSKSFASYPGYYVPIFPADNCSLLRKLGVDVVHSHGMMFMGLRSMLAARDLRIPVVVTFHTMVSEAVRYYNFTPIPDRTAEHLLWFYMRELLERADAVIAPTNATKGVLNEFAPGMRRVEVIPTGVDTNRFSPLNDGSAMRRELGLDEAKVVLTVGRIAWEKNLDLVLRGFRLLHAADKGTKLVIAGKGPAETHIKGTARDLGIDDSTCFPGFVPDVDLPGLYSACDAFTIASKFETQGLALLDAMATGKPVSGINYRAVGEIIDDCVNGFTFYETPECWAVATATALNAGPEIGIRARQKAEEYSVQQCAMRTVALYEHAIQAKAERLVMEKWPRAYGIRSRTWKHQQRQRMSFR, via the coding sequence ATGAGGATCGCCATGTTCACGGACACCTACCTTCCGTCGAGGGACGGGGTGGTGAGCTCGATATTGCTGACCCGCAAAGGGCTTGAGGCGCTGGGCCATGAGGTCATAATACTTGCCCCCGAACCCCCGGACCGGAAGGATCGGGAGGACGGCGTGCACTACTTCAAATCGAAGAGCTTCGCTTCCTACCCAGGCTATTATGTGCCCATCTTCCCCGCCGACAATTGCTCGCTGCTCAGAAAGCTGGGCGTCGATGTCGTTCACTCCCATGGCATGATGTTCATGGGCCTCCGGAGCATGCTGGCGGCCAGAGACCTTCGCATCCCGGTCGTAGTGACCTTCCACACGATGGTCTCCGAAGCCGTGCGCTACTACAACTTCACTCCGATCCCGGACCGGACGGCCGAGCACCTCCTATGGTTCTACATGCGCGAGCTGCTGGAGAGGGCCGATGCCGTCATCGCCCCCACCAACGCCACCAAGGGGGTGCTGAACGAATTCGCGCCCGGCATGAGGCGCGTTGAGGTGATACCCACGGGCGTGGACACGAACAGGTTCAGCCCCCTCAATGACGGTTCCGCGATGAGGAGGGAACTGGGCCTCGATGAGGCCAAGGTCGTCCTTACGGTCGGCCGGATCGCCTGGGAGAAGAACCTGGACCTCGTTCTGAGAGGCTTCCGGCTCCTGCATGCCGCCGATAAGGGGACCAAGCTCGTCATCGCCGGGAAAGGCCCCGCCGAAACGCACATAAAAGGCACGGCTAGGGACCTCGGGATCGATGACAGCACGTGCTTCCCCGGGTTCGTCCCGGACGTCGACCTCCCTGGGCTGTACTCCGCATGCGACGCCTTCACCATCGCATCGAAGTTCGAGACCCAGGGCCTGGCGTTGCTTGACGCGATGGCCACGGGGAAGCCTGTCAGCGGGATCAACTACCGGGCGGTGGGGGAGATCATCGATGACTGCGTTAATGGGTTCACCTTTTACGAGACTCCTGAATGCTGGGCCGTGGCCACGGCGACGGCCTTGAACGCGGGTCCGGAGATCGGGATCAGGGCAAGGCAGAAAGCGGAGGAGTATTCGGTCCAGCAGTGCGCGATGAGGACCGTGGCCCTCTACGAGCACGCCATCCAGGCGAAGGCAGAGAGGCTGGTAATGGAAAAGTGGCCGCGCGCGTACGGGATACGGAGCAGGACCTGGAAGCACCAGCAAAGACAAAGGATGTCCTTCCGCTGA
- a CDS encoding DUF7714 family protein, whose translation MLPGHCKDVAVKEVDFPLTKTSINAAIKGKKAYTRCDHYVLRNGADMAVVRVAKADGMELFRPIVEHEVIALPRDVVFIEDDSVDVINPSMMARVAKKHPGKTVVVQGLFGHVSFFSPQELLELSVLDVIPPSPSKLSVLVERALSSGMVDLPIVPTFENIDLSELAKGVATDAVVLPCKASGLRSDRKMFYLDQVPVIDAEATLVGCDLSARIYRSLYNEKIERIEMCPQELAPKDGRKRLVKCCKVREGFQIKGDLAVVPWGATVQEVAQAITALFSR comes from the coding sequence ATGCTCCCAGGGCACTGCAAGGACGTCGCGGTCAAGGAGGTCGACTTCCCCCTGACCAAAACGAGCATAAATGCGGCCATCAAGGGCAAGAAGGCCTACACCAGGTGCGACCACTATGTCCTCAGGAACGGGGCCGATATGGCGGTGGTCCGGGTGGCCAAGGCTGATGGTATGGAGCTTTTCCGCCCCATCGTGGAGCATGAGGTCATCGCCCTTCCCCGGGACGTTGTTTTCATAGAGGACGACAGCGTCGACGTGATCAACCCCTCCATGATGGCGAGAGTGGCCAAGAAGCACCCCGGCAAGACCGTGGTGGTCCAGGGGCTGTTCGGCCATGTATCCTTCTTCAGCCCCCAGGAGCTGCTGGAGCTCAGCGTTCTCGACGTCATTCCTCCGTCCCCGTCCAAGCTTTCCGTTCTGGTCGAGAGGGCGCTGTCCTCAGGCATGGTGGACCTGCCCATAGTGCCCACGTTCGAGAATATCGACCTCTCCGAGCTGGCCAAGGGCGTCGCCACCGATGCGGTGGTGTTACCCTGCAAGGCCTCGGGATTGCGGTCGGACAGGAAGATGTTCTACCTGGACCAGGTTCCGGTGATCGACGCCGAGGCCACGCTGGTAGGGTGCGACCTCTCGGCGCGCATCTACCGCTCTCTGTACAATGAAAAGATCGAGCGCATCGAGATGTGCCCGCAGGAGCTGGCCCCCAAAGATGGCAGGAAGCGCCTGGTCAAGTGCTGCAAGGTCCGGGAGGGCTTCCAGATCAAAGGAGATTTGGCCGTGGTGCCTTGGGGGGCGACGGTGCAGGAAGTGGCGCAAGCCATCACTGCACTCTTTTCCCGCTGA
- a CDS encoding PF20097 family protein yields the protein MNCPECGMEMELGLLRAESFMGGVKWVKDRSRKSPGKETVSKPDAYGYCYMEGYRCELCHSILVRY from the coding sequence ATGAACTGTCCCGAATGCGGAATGGAGATGGAGCTGGGCCTTTTGAGAGCGGAGAGCTTCATGGGCGGGGTGAAGTGGGTGAAGGACAGGAGCAGGAAGTCGCCCGGAAAGGAAACGGTATCCAAGCCGGACGCGTACGGCTACTGCTACATGGAAGGATACCGCTGCGAGCTATGCCACTCAATATTAGTGCGGTACTGA
- a CDS encoding dihydroorotate dehydrogenase electron transfer subunit: MASEAVTVEEVVKEGPIITSLRFKFTAPSTPGQFVMVWIPGVDEIPMSLSFAGPMAGITVKEVGEATKALSSLKVGDRLGVRGPYGRGWQLPKEGRVLCVGGGIGMAPIAAAAEGISDRSRVDVVIGARNRGEVIFEERARRVSDDVRITTDDGSYGVKCTSVAVAAQMIREKRYDMVLGCGPEVMNYYLLKACQEAKVPCQLSLERLMKCGSGLCGSCVIDGLRVCADGPVFFGHEVERMSEFGKCKRDDAGLKVKL, from the coding sequence ATGGCCAGTGAGGCCGTCACCGTGGAAGAGGTGGTCAAGGAAGGGCCGATCATCACCTCCCTCCGGTTCAAGTTCACCGCCCCCTCCACCCCGGGGCAATTCGTCATGGTCTGGATCCCTGGGGTGGACGAGATCCCGATGTCCCTGTCCTTCGCCGGGCCGATGGCGGGCATCACCGTCAAGGAGGTCGGGGAGGCCACCAAGGCGCTATCCTCCCTGAAGGTCGGCGACAGGCTCGGCGTGCGCGGCCCCTACGGCCGGGGCTGGCAGCTTCCCAAGGAAGGCCGCGTGCTGTGCGTGGGCGGGGGCATCGGGATGGCCCCCATAGCCGCGGCGGCGGAAGGCATCAGCGACCGTTCCCGGGTGGATGTGGTCATCGGCGCCCGGAACCGGGGCGAGGTCATCTTCGAGGAACGCGCGAGGCGCGTGTCCGATGACGTCAGGATCACCACCGACGACGGCAGCTACGGGGTCAAGTGCACTTCAGTCGCGGTGGCAGCGCAAATGATAAGGGAGAAGCGGTACGATATGGTCCTGGGGTGCGGCCCCGAGGTCATGAACTACTATCTGCTAAAGGCGTGCCAGGAAGCGAAGGTACCGTGCCAGCTGTCCCTGGAGAGGCTGATGAAGTGCGGCTCCGGGCTGTGCGGCTCCTGCGTCATCGATGGCCTGCGGGTCTGCGCCGACGGGCCGGTGTTCTTCGGGCACGAGGTGGAGAGGATGTCCGAGTTCGGGAAGTGCAAGAGGGACGACGCCGGACTGAAGGTCAAGCTTTGA
- a CDS encoding right-handed parallel beta-helix repeat-containing protein, with protein MRDDRNRRLSIFLAMAMIATIFASPGLSTTVQADEALIEHDSIRVNNDTELSQLIADNGWEGNGVAGDSYVIENLDIDAAGPAAAIYIGNTTKHVVIRDCYLHGAQYISDPWMNGVGLYLYNVTNAIAEDNTADGNGGHGIYLFYASNNTVANNNASGNNYGIFLDSSSPTPRPHTQTTSTAILS; from the coding sequence ATGAGGGATGACCGGAACAGAAGGCTAAGCATATTTCTGGCGATGGCCATGATCGCGACGATCTTCGCGTCGCCGGGATTGTCCACCACGGTGCAGGCGGACGAAGCGCTCATTGAACACGATTCCATACGCGTCAACAACGATACCGAGCTCTCGCAGCTCATAGCGGATAATGGTTGGGAAGGCAACGGGGTGGCCGGAGATTCGTACGTGATCGAGAACCTGGACATCGACGCTGCCGGCCCTGCTGCCGCCATCTACATCGGTAACACCACTAAGCATGTCGTGATACGCGACTGCTACCTGCACGGCGCCCAATATATATCCGATCCCTGGATGAACGGGGTGGGCCTGTACCTTTACAACGTGACGAATGCCATTGCCGAGGACAACACTGCCGACGGGAACGGCGGACACGGCATATACCTGTTCTATGCGAGCAACAACACCGTAGCGAACAACAATGCCAGCGGGAACAACTACGGCATATTCCTGGACTCCTCGTCCCCAACTCCTCGTCCCCATACGCAAACAACATCTACGGCAATACTTTCATGA
- the nifS gene encoding cysteine desulfurase NifS translates to MDRIYFDNSATTKVDDRVIEAMMPYFLEKYGNPSSLHSFGHEAYDGMEAAREEVAKAIGSQPRDVIFTSGGTESDNLALQGAAYANAAKGKHIITSAVEHHAVLHTCQFLEKQGFKVTYIPADSEGLLPVESLKNAMTKETTLVSIMAANNEIGSVQPLKELAAVAHEGGAIFHTDAVQAITKMPVNVDALGIDLMALSAHKFHGPKGVGALYLRKGVKLRPIVYGGGHERGLRSSTENVPGIVGMGKAIEIGMNEMDESVAKMIKIRDRLIEGVLAAVPRSYLNGPRPESGKRLCNNAHFRFDYIEGEGMILHLDMKGVAASTGSACSTKSLEPSHVLRALGLRHEQCHGSLRLSLSKFNTMEEAEEFIKVLPPIIANLRKMSPLSDEVKYNVPTVH, encoded by the coding sequence ATGGACAGGATCTACTTTGACAACAGCGCCACTACCAAGGTCGACGATCGGGTGATCGAGGCCATGATGCCCTACTTCTTGGAGAAGTACGGCAACCCTTCCTCGCTGCATTCGTTCGGCCATGAGGCCTACGACGGCATGGAAGCGGCCAGGGAGGAGGTGGCCAAGGCCATCGGCTCCCAGCCCCGGGACGTCATATTCACGTCCGGGGGAACGGAATCGGACAACCTTGCCCTGCAGGGGGCCGCCTATGCCAATGCGGCCAAAGGCAAGCACATAATCACCTCCGCGGTGGAGCACCACGCGGTACTGCACACCTGCCAGTTCCTGGAGAAGCAGGGATTCAAGGTCACCTACATACCAGCGGACAGCGAGGGCCTTCTGCCCGTCGAAAGCCTCAAGAACGCCATGACCAAGGAGACCACCCTGGTCAGCATCATGGCCGCCAACAACGAGATTGGGTCCGTCCAGCCGCTCAAGGAGCTGGCCGCGGTCGCCCACGAGGGCGGCGCGATATTCCACACCGACGCGGTCCAGGCCATCACCAAGATGCCGGTCAACGTCGACGCGCTGGGCATCGACCTCATGGCTCTGTCGGCCCATAAGTTCCACGGCCCCAAGGGCGTGGGGGCCCTCTACCTCCGCAAGGGGGTTAAGCTCCGCCCCATAGTGTATGGCGGCGGGCACGAGCGCGGGCTCAGGTCGTCCACCGAGAACGTCCCCGGCATCGTGGGAATGGGAAAAGCCATCGAGATCGGGATGAACGAGATGGACGAGAGCGTGGCCAAGATGATCAAGATCAGGGACCGCCTGATCGAGGGTGTGCTGGCCGCGGTGCCGCGATCGTACCTGAACGGGCCGAGGCCCGAGAGCGGCAAGAGGCTGTGCAACAACGCTCACTTCCGCTTCGATTACATCGAGGGCGAGGGGATGATCCTGCACCTCGACATGAAGGGCGTGGCGGCGTCGACTGGCTCCGCCTGCTCGACGAAGAGCCTGGAGCCGTCCCACGTGCTGAGAGCGCTGGGCCTGAGGCACGAGCAGTGCCACGGCTCCCTGAGACTGTCCCTATCAAAATTCAACACGATGGAAGAGGCGGAGGAGTTCATCAAGGTCCTCCCGCCCATCATCGCGAACCTGAGGAAGATGTCCCCACTGTCTGACGAGGTGAAATACAATGTCCCCACAGTACACTGA
- a CDS encoding B12-binding domain-containing radical SAM protein, translated as MSLRKVLLVKPSGRHGLSFAFDLIPTGLEYMAAAIEHSAREVTILDLEMERRPFQDVMREQLDDLDPDAVGISMSATDHCEGLVIARMAKSKGAMTILGGYHPTAMPDELLSCPEVDVVVRGEGELTLKELVVRGHARGVLGTSYKEGRDIVRNADRRPIEDLDLLPFPARHLRRHQYRARAMPGREHDVLTTSRGCFGQCTFCCEPYMSGGRQRYRSPRNVVDEILNMVSFHRGRPLSVEVTDPNFLGRPERVDQICDLLAPYELDVQFGIKARADAVAGHPALIKKMISAGFERFEMGIESPDMEDIRSVSKGMSANVHAQAVKNIKAWGGNAGGTFVIGLPGQTEEQILTFPDYAKKIGLTSAAFGIATPFPGTGFYREMERKGTIAETDWGIYDEMHSVFKHEHVPKERLEELASICMARYWTVDTFLEKERMRVIRYGSKRSLAEFIDEKVQELGFSLDMGTQLQGRALEGHVESMLAASADPSVERYTEDVQLHDLIEMTMFLRLLGHQNIQLTARRRDAGSTSWIMEAAPGGVERIRAIPGRSDLSTIDLEVDLEDLKIARGEDLDLIDKIRIVKKIMAPNRGLERRWNLTRLLTAIAFEGFGYLSSNMLSSASKTLNGAHLSREAGSKRIPSRRRSRRLSY; from the coding sequence ATGTCGCTGAGAAAGGTGCTCCTCGTCAAACCCTCGGGCCGGCACGGCCTCTCCTTCGCTTTCGACCTCATACCGACCGGGCTGGAGTACATGGCCGCTGCCATCGAGCACTCCGCGCGCGAGGTGACGATATTGGACCTCGAGATGGAGCGAAGGCCGTTCCAGGATGTCATGAGAGAGCAGTTGGACGATCTGGACCCCGACGCCGTGGGGATTTCCATGTCCGCCACCGACCACTGCGAGGGGCTGGTCATCGCCCGGATGGCCAAGTCAAAGGGGGCCATGACCATTCTGGGCGGATATCACCCCACCGCCATGCCGGACGAGCTGCTGTCATGTCCTGAGGTCGACGTCGTGGTCCGGGGAGAGGGGGAGCTCACGCTCAAGGAACTGGTCGTGAGGGGGCACGCCCGGGGCGTCCTCGGAACGTCCTACAAAGAGGGCCGCGACATCGTCCGCAATGCCGACCGCAGGCCCATCGAAGACCTTGACCTCCTCCCCTTCCCCGCGCGTCACCTCCGTAGGCACCAATATCGGGCCAGGGCCATGCCGGGTCGGGAGCATGATGTCCTGACCACATCCAGGGGATGCTTCGGCCAATGCACCTTCTGCTGCGAACCGTACATGAGCGGGGGCCGTCAGCGGTATCGTTCACCGCGGAACGTGGTGGATGAGATCCTGAACATGGTCTCCTTCCACCGCGGCCGCCCCCTCTCCGTAGAGGTCACCGACCCCAACTTCCTGGGACGGCCCGAACGCGTCGACCAGATCTGCGATCTCCTGGCACCCTATGAGCTGGATGTCCAGTTCGGTATAAAGGCCCGGGCTGATGCCGTGGCCGGCCACCCCGCCCTGATAAAGAAGATGATATCGGCAGGTTTCGAGAGGTTCGAGATGGGCATTGAAAGCCCCGACATGGAAGACATCCGGTCCGTCTCCAAGGGGATGAGCGCGAACGTGCACGCCCAGGCGGTAAAGAACATCAAGGCTTGGGGCGGCAACGCCGGCGGCACCTTTGTCATCGGCCTTCCGGGCCAGACCGAAGAGCAGATATTGACCTTTCCGGATTACGCAAAGAAGATCGGGCTGACCAGCGCGGCGTTCGGCATCGCTACCCCTTTTCCGGGAACAGGGTTCTACCGGGAAATGGAAAGGAAAGGGACCATTGCCGAGACGGACTGGGGCATCTACGACGAGATGCACTCGGTGTTCAAGCACGAACATGTCCCCAAGGAAAGGCTTGAGGAGCTGGCCTCGATATGCATGGCCCGCTACTGGACGGTGGACACTTTCTTGGAAAAGGAGAGGATGCGCGTTATCCGCTATGGGAGCAAACGTTCGCTGGCCGAGTTCATTGACGAAAAGGTGCAGGAGCTGGGGTTCTCCCTGGACATGGGCACGCAGCTGCAGGGAAGGGCCTTGGAGGGGCACGTGGAATCGATGTTGGCCGCATCCGCCGACCCCAGCGTGGAGAGATATACCGAGGATGTCCAGCTGCACGACCTCATCGAGATGACGATGTTCCTGAGGCTGCTGGGCCATCAGAACATACAGCTCACGGCTAGAAGGCGGGACGCCGGCTCGACCAGTTGGATCATGGAGGCCGCTCCGGGTGGTGTCGAGCGCATCAGGGCCATCCCGGGAAGGTCGGACCTCAGCACGATCGACCTCGAGGTCGATCTGGAGGATCTCAAGATCGCACGGGGGGAGGACCTTGACCTCATTGACAAGATCAGGATCGTGAAAAAGATCATGGCACCGAACCGGGGCCTCGAAAGGCGGTGGAACCTTACGCGGCTGCTGACCGCAATCGCCTTCGAGGGTTTTGGTTACCTGTCCTCGAACATGCTGTCCAGCGCGTCAAAGACGCTCAATGGCGCTCATTTATCCAGGGAGGCGGGCTCGAAGAGGATTCCATCACGACGCCGATCTCGTCGATTATCTTATTGA
- a CDS encoding dihydroorotate dehydrogenase, with translation MTSLEVRFAGLRMDNPTMLASGIMGETGGSLLKAAEAGAGALVTKSVGLQPRRGYPNPTLVELPYGYINAMGLPGPGIDAFEEEMAEAKKSGVPIIGSLFAAIPEDFITLSARMQDYGAAAVELNLSCPHAKGYGMEIGVDPEAVREIVRQVKEAVTIPVLAKITPNTHRLVEVGKAVEAGGGDAIVAVNTVKAMAISVEMRRPVLQNKFGGLSGPAIKAVGLRAVYDLYEAVEIPIVGVGGVETGRDAMEYIMAGASSVQIGSGVGRRGLGVFKAVCSELEELMEKDGADAIAELVGVAHGQ, from the coding sequence ATGACTTCATTAGAGGTACGCTTCGCCGGGCTGCGGATGGACAATCCGACCATGCTCGCCTCTGGCATCATGGGCGAGACGGGGGGCTCGCTGCTCAAGGCGGCCGAGGCCGGCGCCGGCGCGCTAGTGACCAAGTCCGTGGGGCTCCAGCCCCGGAGAGGCTACCCCAACCCTACCCTGGTGGAGCTGCCGTACGGCTACATCAACGCCATGGGGCTGCCGGGCCCCGGCATCGATGCCTTCGAGGAGGAGATGGCCGAGGCAAAGAAGAGCGGCGTGCCCATCATCGGAAGCCTTTTCGCTGCCATCCCCGAGGATTTTATTACGCTATCAGCGAGGATGCAGGACTACGGCGCGGCCGCGGTCGAGCTCAACCTCAGCTGCCCTCACGCCAAGGGATACGGTATGGAGATCGGGGTGGACCCCGAGGCCGTCAGGGAGATCGTCAGGCAGGTCAAGGAGGCCGTCACCATACCCGTGCTGGCGAAGATCACTCCCAACACCCACCGCCTGGTGGAGGTCGGCAAGGCCGTGGAGGCGGGGGGCGGGGACGCCATCGTGGCCGTGAACACGGTCAAGGCCATGGCCATCTCGGTAGAGATGAGGCGGCCGGTACTGCAGAACAAGTTCGGGGGCCTGTCCGGCCCGGCCATCAAGGCAGTGGGGTTGCGGGCCGTCTACGACCTGTACGAGGCCGTGGAGATCCCCATTGTCGGCGTGGGGGGCGTGGAAACGGGCCGGGACGCCATGGAGTACATTATGGCCGGCGCCTCCTCGGTGCAGATCGGCAGCGGGGTCGGCCGGAGGGGACTGGGAGTTTTCAAGGCGGTGTGCTCCGAGCTCGAAGAGCTCATGGAGAAGGACGGCGCCGATGCCATCGCCGAGCTGGTGGGGGTGGCCCATGGCCAGTGA